The following are from one region of the Sandaracinus amylolyticus genome:
- a CDS encoding cytochrome c, whose amino-acid sequence MDPPIDGGGPVTSALFMDPRVEDRAPQLLADTPPPISGGTLHVLRSARIAVVADPDRDRILVVDLTARQILGQTEHLPPGAEPSRITEDAEGRVHVVLRGTGEIYSFDPERVDEGTRRQVCAMPRGLAYDGVNDQLHVACRGGELVTLPPEGGAAIRTVQLDQDLRDVVVHGDRLFVSRFRTAELLEVDAAGALAGTPLRPWASSAFGGGLVEPGFMDRPAPGVDGEARFEPAVAWRTISAPAQSAPDGAAEPDDIAMVHQRASGQEVQPVPGGYGGGGGCESSIVHSSVTFFDPETGNVTQGPDLARATLPVDIAMSPRFSDGAEYIAVIAAGNESGESVFLYQRTSLEFTAPGQCMFPEARTESVVNATSAAWTDDGTLVVLSRDAIDGSGAELALISPRDGRTQRIPLGGVESYDTGHAVFHANSGGHIACASCHPEGQEDGRVWTFGSIGPRRTPAMHGDLRGTEPFHWDGDMNDLNHLTHEVFTGRMQGPALRTQQVDALGHWLDELPRPVNAIPTDVAAVERGRELFYGAAQCGTCHSGALLTNNATVDVGTGGAFQVPSLVGVQYRTPVMHSGCAVTLTGRFDVTCGGGDRHGRTSDLSETQIADMVAYMRTL is encoded by the coding sequence GTGGATCCGCCGATCGACGGCGGTGGACCCGTGACCAGCGCGCTCTTCATGGATCCTCGCGTCGAGGATCGCGCGCCCCAGTTGCTCGCCGACACGCCTCCGCCGATCAGCGGCGGCACGCTGCACGTCCTCCGCAGCGCGCGCATCGCCGTCGTCGCGGACCCCGATCGCGACCGCATCCTCGTCGTCGATCTCACCGCGCGCCAGATCCTCGGCCAGACCGAGCACCTGCCCCCGGGCGCCGAGCCCTCGCGCATCACCGAGGACGCGGAAGGTCGCGTCCACGTCGTCCTGCGCGGCACCGGCGAGATCTACTCGTTCGATCCCGAGCGCGTCGACGAGGGCACCCGCCGCCAGGTCTGCGCGATGCCGCGCGGCCTCGCGTACGACGGCGTGAACGATCAGCTCCACGTCGCGTGCCGCGGCGGTGAGCTCGTGACGCTCCCGCCCGAGGGCGGCGCGGCGATCCGCACCGTGCAGCTCGATCAGGATCTGCGCGACGTCGTGGTGCACGGCGATCGCCTCTTCGTGTCGCGCTTCCGCACCGCGGAGCTGCTCGAGGTCGACGCGGCGGGCGCGCTCGCCGGCACGCCGCTGCGCCCTTGGGCGTCGAGCGCGTTCGGTGGGGGCCTGGTCGAGCCGGGCTTCATGGATCGCCCGGCGCCGGGCGTGGATGGTGAGGCGCGCTTCGAGCCCGCGGTCGCGTGGCGCACGATCAGCGCGCCCGCGCAGAGCGCGCCGGATGGCGCCGCCGAGCCCGACGACATCGCGATGGTCCACCAGCGCGCGAGCGGCCAGGAAGTGCAGCCCGTGCCCGGTGGCTACGGCGGCGGCGGCGGGTGCGAGTCGAGCATCGTCCACTCGAGCGTGACCTTCTTCGATCCCGAGACCGGCAACGTCACCCAGGGCCCCGACCTCGCGCGCGCGACGCTCCCCGTCGACATCGCGATGTCGCCGCGGTTCAGCGATGGCGCCGAGTACATCGCGGTGATCGCGGCGGGCAACGAGTCGGGTGAGTCCGTCTTCCTCTACCAGCGCACGAGCCTCGAGTTCACGGCGCCCGGTCAGTGCATGTTCCCCGAGGCGCGCACCGAGTCGGTCGTGAACGCGACCTCGGCGGCGTGGACCGACGACGGCACGCTCGTCGTCCTCTCGCGCGACGCGATCGACGGCAGCGGCGCGGAGCTCGCGCTGATCTCGCCGCGCGACGGGCGCACCCAGCGCATCCCGCTCGGCGGCGTGGAGAGCTACGACACCGGTCACGCGGTGTTCCACGCGAACTCGGGCGGCCACATCGCGTGCGCGTCGTGTCACCCCGAGGGCCAGGAGGACGGCCGCGTCTGGACGTTCGGCAGCATCGGCCCGCGCCGCACGCCCGCGATGCACGGTGACCTCCGCGGCACCGAGCCGTTCCACTGGGACGGCGACATGAACGACCTGAACCACCTCACGCACGAGGTCTTCACCGGCCGCATGCAGGGCCCCGCGCTCCGCACGCAGCAGGTCGACGCGCTCGGGCACTGGCTCGACGAGCTGCCCCGCCCGGTGAACGCGATTCCGACGGACGTCGCGGCGGTGGAGCGCGGTCGTGAGCTCTTCTACGGCGCGGCGCAGTGCGGGACCTGCCACTCGGGCGCGCTGCTCACGAACAACGCGACGGTCGACGTCGGCACCGGCGGCGCGTTCCAGGTCCCCTCGCTCGTCGGTGTGCAGTACCGGACGCCGGTGATGCACTCGGGCTGCGCGGTGACGCTGACCGGTCGCTTCGACGTGACCTGCGGCGGTGGTGATCGCCACGGCCGCACCAGCGACCTGAGCGAAACGCAGATCGCCGACATGGTCGCGTACATGCGCACCCTCTGA
- a CDS encoding NlpC/P60 family protein, with protein sequence MSFLLRVTPIAAALALGSAACGGGETTRPDGPSEPTAAAAPSGGTATCPASADAPAALPRVNDEERTLEYWLARHAELGDLDAPLLDAAEIDAQNAAVASGGEDLPFARRSLASSPPRTLIEGEVRERLAFMRERLANGSYVDPSGARVDAATLARFDAPTSIDVQPDLRVAVDRIALRCGPQVAALYSSPPDVAFDRNACSTIERQEPVQVLARWPGGMLLARTRYALGWIAQDAPLSPSVPATDVALWTEGPRARARGGMTLRSELGTAIDVDPDVLLPLDPGDALRVRFATLAGMQRSVAFSQGSIDAVQRPLTRRAFLTEAFRHLGRPYGWGGRENGLDCSELVMDVLGTFGIEMPRHSARQADAGSFSIAIPPETSEADRMRLLDAAARRGIVLLHFPGHVMIWLGRTTGGEPRILHSFAEYLEPCSGGGETLRRVHRVSITDLELGRGTSRRAFVERLERIVVLGPGPGPELSGVATLRPARAVEPPTDDACSDSVHTRIFQSPAMPHSGTPLRFVITSGEDLGAVDLALRDPSGRVVRPENVHRLGGPPWTWWVEIPQPEAGRWTIAIGDGTRIAACDRVTVARNARDASQAVPLPVGAERRAMRHDEAIWIPRWTWEEDTENLYAAFVEQLFAYPDDDRTWRSLTELLRDRDHNLLFDHLGLGEEARIELQPDCADLPYFLRAYFAWKLRLPFAFRRCSRGRAGQPPSCGEPVTTLMPHPGGDDVDAFRFFVERNLRPGVHSASGRTTPLDDATDLYPVPLTREALLPGTVFADPYGHLLVIAAWRPQGASGAGVLVGADAQPDGVIGRRTFWRGTFLFTPETADVGAGFKAWRPVVYDRRANTWATLTNEELRARRGTARDAGPTPWSDQQYAGSVDDFYGRMEAIINPRALDPDAMQLALIDALEESVRRRIVSVEVLEEWRQTHPSTIIPMPEGTDIFLTEGPWEDFSTPSRDMRLLVAIDTVVGFPDALRRDPSRWGLREGAELDAAVESARARMRSELERRSFSYTRSDGATQALTLAELVTREDGIEVAWNPNDCAELRWGAPEGSAELASCRRHAPPDQRARMRVMRAWFASRQRPTR encoded by the coding sequence GTGTCGTTCCTCCTCCGCGTCACGCCGATCGCCGCTGCGCTCGCCCTCGGCAGCGCAGCGTGCGGCGGCGGCGAGACCACGCGGCCCGACGGGCCGAGCGAGCCCACCGCAGCCGCGGCCCCGAGCGGCGGGACCGCGACGTGCCCTGCGAGCGCCGATGCGCCCGCGGCGCTGCCGCGCGTGAACGACGAGGAGCGCACGCTCGAGTACTGGCTCGCGCGCCACGCCGAGCTCGGTGATCTCGACGCGCCGCTCCTCGATGCGGCGGAGATCGACGCGCAGAACGCCGCGGTCGCGAGCGGCGGCGAGGATCTCCCGTTCGCGCGTCGATCGCTCGCGTCGTCGCCACCGCGGACGCTGATCGAGGGCGAGGTGCGCGAGCGCCTCGCGTTCATGCGCGAGCGCCTCGCGAACGGCAGCTACGTCGATCCCTCGGGCGCGCGCGTGGACGCGGCGACGCTCGCGCGCTTCGATGCGCCGACCTCGATCGACGTGCAGCCCGATCTGCGCGTCGCGGTGGATCGCATCGCGCTGCGCTGCGGGCCCCAGGTCGCGGCGCTCTATTCGTCGCCGCCCGACGTCGCGTTCGATCGCAACGCGTGCAGCACGATCGAGCGCCAGGAGCCGGTGCAGGTGCTCGCGCGCTGGCCGGGCGGGATGCTGCTGGCGCGCACGCGCTACGCGCTCGGCTGGATCGCGCAGGACGCGCCGCTCTCGCCCTCGGTGCCCGCGACCGACGTCGCGCTGTGGACCGAGGGACCGCGCGCGCGAGCGCGCGGCGGGATGACGCTCCGCAGCGAGCTCGGCACCGCGATCGACGTCGACCCCGACGTGCTGCTGCCGCTCGATCCCGGCGACGCGCTGCGGGTGCGCTTCGCGACCCTTGCGGGAATGCAACGCAGTGTTGCGTTTTCGCAAGGGTCGATCGACGCGGTGCAGCGCCCGCTCACGCGCCGCGCGTTCCTGACCGAGGCGTTCCGGCACCTCGGGCGACCGTACGGCTGGGGCGGGCGCGAGAACGGGCTCGACTGCTCGGAGCTCGTGATGGACGTGCTCGGCACGTTCGGCATCGAGATGCCGCGCCACAGCGCGCGCCAGGCCGATGCGGGCTCGTTCTCGATCGCGATCCCGCCCGAGACGAGCGAGGCCGATCGGATGCGCCTGCTCGACGCCGCAGCGCGGCGCGGGATCGTGCTGCTGCACTTCCCCGGGCACGTGATGATCTGGCTCGGCCGCACGACGGGCGGCGAGCCACGCATCCTCCACTCGTTCGCGGAGTACCTCGAGCCGTGCAGCGGTGGGGGCGAGACGCTGCGTCGCGTGCATCGCGTGTCGATCACCGACCTCGAGCTCGGTCGCGGCACGTCGCGTCGTGCGTTCGTCGAGCGGCTCGAGCGCATCGTGGTGCTCGGTCCGGGGCCCGGGCCGGAGCTCTCGGGCGTCGCGACCCTGCGCCCGGCGCGGGCCGTCGAGCCGCCGACGGACGACGCGTGCAGCGACTCGGTGCACACGCGGATCTTCCAGAGCCCCGCGATGCCGCACTCGGGCACGCCGCTGCGCTTCGTGATCACGAGCGGCGAGGATCTCGGCGCGGTCGATCTCGCGCTGCGTGATCCCAGCGGGCGCGTGGTGCGGCCCGAGAACGTGCATCGGCTCGGAGGGCCGCCGTGGACGTGGTGGGTCGAGATCCCGCAGCCCGAGGCGGGGCGATGGACGATCGCGATCGGCGACGGCACACGCATCGCGGCGTGTGATCGCGTCACCGTCGCGCGCAACGCGCGCGATGCGTCGCAGGCGGTACCGCTGCCGGTCGGCGCCGAGCGGCGCGCGATGCGTCACGACGAGGCGATCTGGATCCCGCGATGGACGTGGGAAGAGGACACCGAGAACCTCTACGCCGCGTTCGTCGAGCAGCTCTTCGCGTACCCCGACGACGATCGCACCTGGCGCTCGCTCACCGAGCTCCTGCGCGATCGCGATCACAACCTGCTCTTCGATCACCTCGGGCTCGGTGAAGAAGCGCGCATCGAGCTGCAGCCCGACTGCGCGGATCTGCCGTACTTCCTGCGCGCGTACTTCGCGTGGAAGCTGCGGCTGCCCTTCGCGTTCCGGCGCTGCAGCCGCGGGCGCGCGGGACAGCCGCCGAGCTGCGGCGAGCCGGTGACGACGCTGATGCCGCATCCCGGCGGCGACGACGTCGACGCGTTCCGCTTCTTCGTCGAGCGCAACCTGCGACCGGGCGTGCACTCCGCGAGCGGGCGCACCACTCCGCTCGACGACGCGACCGATCTCTATCCGGTGCCGCTCACGCGCGAGGCGCTGCTCCCCGGCACCGTGTTCGCCGATCCCTATGGGCACCTGCTCGTGATCGCGGCGTGGCGCCCGCAGGGCGCGAGCGGCGCGGGCGTGCTCGTCGGTGCCGACGCGCAGCCCGACGGAGTGATCGGCCGGCGAACGTTCTGGCGCGGCACGTTCCTCTTCACGCCCGAGACGGCCGACGTGGGCGCGGGGTTCAAGGCGTGGCGGCCCGTCGTCTACGACCGTCGCGCGAACACCTGGGCGACGCTGACCAACGAGGAGCTGCGAGCGCGCCGCGGCACCGCGCGCGACGCGGGCCCGACGCCGTGGAGCGATCAGCAGTACGCCGGCAGCGTCGACGACTTCTACGGGCGCATGGAGGCGATCATCAACCCGCGCGCGCTCGATCCCGACGCGATGCAGCTCGCGCTGATCGACGCGCTCGAGGAGTCGGTGCGGAGGCGCATCGTCAGCGTCGAGGTGCTCGAGGAGTGGAGGCAGACGCACCCGAGCACGATCATCCCGATGCCCGAGGGCACCGACATCTTCCTCACCGAAGGGCCCTGGGAGGACTTCAGCACTCCTTCGCGCGACATGCGCCTGCTCGTCGCGATCGACACCGTCGTCGGGTTCCCCGATGCGCTGCGCCGCGATCCTTCGCGTTGGGGGCTGCGCGAGGGCGCGGAGCTCGATGCCGCGGTGGAGAGCGCGCGTGCGCGCATGCGCAGCGAGCTCGAGCGGCGGAGCTTCTCGTACACGCGCAGCGACGGCGCGACGCAGGCGCTGACGCTCGCGGAGCTCGTCACGCGCGAGGACGGCATCGAGGTCGCGTGGAACCCCAACGACTGCGCAGAGCTGCGATGGGGCGCGCCCGAGGGCTCGGCGGAGCTGGCGAGCTGTCGCCGCCACGCGCCGCCCGATCAGCGCGCGCGCATGCGCGTGATGCGCGCGTGGTTCGCGAGCCGGCAGCGCCCCACGCGCTGA
- a CDS encoding PKD domain-containing protein → MLPLLAACGSKTTVWTPQDGPRPDAGSFDGSVFQDAGVDGGGGIVVDCGRSEQFTTPRREITLEATAMSDAPIVEQGWSLASAPAGATATNAPTTGPTTAITPDVLGEFLMRFSAADARGRRATCEVRVQAIVGPPVALCPEDELVTAPSVPLRIEGDGFDDEMVVEATWTQVSGPSTALLTPVIDGGGTIIDFEASVAGVYRLALEVRDVDGESDRCEVEVRVTAPPVVDCSPGTVSAPTRRPVTVRASATDERMVVSTTWELVTRPDASMATISPTSGLSTTMTPDRQGEYELRFTATDDDGLSASCVVTVIGTPTPPTVMCPAVVETVPLTPTEIVASAVDDGTIRAWAWSVEAVPPGSRPDAPAPANAARTVFTPDLAGEYTLRLRVTDDDGDTAECTTLVRAVSGDGLRVEMFWDSNRTDMDTHVLRPGARAWFDSMDDCFYQNCRSGSLMWGPGGMDDDPRLDIDDTDGFGPENINIRRPVPGVYRVGVHAFSGAGRVTVRIYCADSTTTPRMTFGPVLIDRNRVWRVADVDVRAAGCTITDLATGGRPNIITREESQRAP, encoded by the coding sequence ATGCTCCCGCTGCTCGCGGCCTGTGGGAGCAAGACGACGGTGTGGACGCCGCAGGACGGCCCACGGCCCGACGCGGGCTCGTTCGACGGCAGCGTCTTCCAGGACGCGGGCGTCGACGGCGGTGGCGGGATCGTCGTCGACTGCGGGCGCAGCGAGCAGTTCACGACCCCGCGCCGCGAGATCACGCTCGAGGCGACTGCGATGAGCGACGCGCCGATCGTCGAGCAGGGCTGGTCGCTCGCGAGCGCGCCCGCGGGCGCGACCGCGACCAACGCGCCGACCACGGGCCCGACCACCGCGATCACCCCCGACGTGCTCGGCGAGTTCCTCATGCGCTTCTCCGCCGCCGACGCGCGCGGCCGTCGTGCGACGTGCGAGGTGCGCGTGCAGGCGATCGTCGGACCGCCGGTCGCGCTCTGCCCCGAGGACGAGCTCGTGACCGCGCCGTCGGTGCCGCTGCGCATCGAGGGCGACGGGTTCGACGACGAGATGGTCGTCGAGGCGACGTGGACGCAGGTCTCGGGCCCCTCGACCGCGCTCCTCACACCCGTCATCGACGGGGGCGGCACGATCATCGACTTCGAGGCCAGCGTCGCGGGCGTGTACCGGCTCGCGCTCGAGGTGCGCGACGTCGACGGCGAGAGCGATCGCTGCGAGGTCGAAGTGCGCGTCACCGCGCCGCCGGTGGTCGACTGCAGCCCCGGCACCGTGAGCGCGCCGACGCGCCGCCCGGTGACGGTGCGCGCGAGCGCGACCGACGAGCGCATGGTCGTCAGCACGACGTGGGAGCTCGTGACGCGACCGGACGCGAGCATGGCGACCATCTCGCCGACCAGCGGGCTCTCGACGACGATGACCCCCGATCGTCAGGGCGAGTACGAGCTGCGCTTCACCGCGACCGACGACGACGGGCTCTCCGCGAGCTGCGTCGTCACCGTGATCGGCACGCCGACGCCCCCCACCGTGATGTGCCCGGCGGTCGTCGAGACGGTGCCCCTCACGCCGACCGAGATCGTCGCGAGCGCGGTCGACGACGGGACGATCCGCGCCTGGGCGTGGAGCGTCGAGGCGGTGCCGCCCGGCTCGCGCCCCGACGCGCCCGCCCCTGCGAACGCAGCGCGCACCGTGTTCACCCCCGACCTCGCGGGCGAGTACACGCTGCGCCTGCGCGTCACCGACGACGACGGCGACACCGCCGAGTGCACGACGCTGGTGCGCGCGGTGAGCGGTGACGGCCTTCGCGTCGAGATGTTCTGGGACAGCAACCGCACCGACATGGACACGCACGTCCTGCGCCCCGGCGCGCGCGCGTGGTTCGACTCGATGGACGACTGCTTCTACCAGAACTGCCGCAGCGGCTCGCTGATGTGGGGCCCGGGCGGGATGGACGACGATCCGCGGCTCGACATCGACGACACCGACGGGTTCGGGCCCGAGAACATCAACATCCGGAGGCCGGTGCCGGGGGTGTACCGCGTCGGCGTGCACGCGTTCAGCGGCGCGGGGCGCGTGACGGTGCGCATCTACTGCGCGGACTCGACGACCACGCCGCGCATGACGTTCGGCCCGGTGCTGATCGATCGCAATCGCGTGTGGCGCGTCGCCGACGTCGACGTGCGCGCGGCGGGATGCACGATCACGGACCTCGCGACCGGCGGACGCCCGAACATCATCACGCGCGAGGAGTCGCAGCGCGCTCCGTAG
- a CDS encoding CoA-binding protein, whose product MHDDWRANLVESTDEVRTIARAAKRIAVLGIKTEKQSGQPAFYVAAALQRAGVEVVPVPVYYPDVTEILGVPVVRRVVDVPGPIDIVDVFRRSEDVPGHLDDLLAATPKCVWLQSGIRNDQVAEALARAGIRVVQDRCLMVEHRIAVGGG is encoded by the coding sequence ATGCACGACGACTGGCGAGCGAACCTGGTCGAGTCCACGGACGAGGTCCGCACGATCGCGCGCGCCGCGAAGCGCATCGCGGTGCTGGGCATCAAGACCGAGAAGCAGTCGGGACAGCCCGCGTTCTACGTCGCGGCGGCGCTCCAACGAGCGGGCGTCGAGGTCGTCCCGGTGCCGGTGTACTACCCGGACGTGACGGAGATCCTCGGAGTCCCGGTGGTGCGACGCGTGGTCGACGTGCCGGGCCCGATCGACATCGTCGACGTCTTCCGCCGCAGCGAGGACGTGCCGGGGCACCTCGACGACCTGCTCGCCGCGACGCCGAAGTGCGTGTGGCTCCAGAGCGGGATCCGGAACGATCAGGTCGCGGAGGCGCTGGCGCGCGCGGGCATCCGCGTGGTGCAGGACCGATGTCTGATGGTGGAGCACCGCATCGCCGTCGGGGGCGGATGA
- a CDS encoding exodeoxyribonuclease III: MRIATWNVNSLNARLEKVEWWLERAKPDVLLMQETKLSDDAMPHDAFRARGYEVAHHGEGRWNGVAIASRIGLEDVVTNFGEPLRPAKTSDAGDDEPLAEARMIAATCGGVRVVSLYAPNGRSLGSPFYDAKLVWLARLEQWLRERNDPSAPLVVAGDYNVAPEDVDVWDPAACHGGTHVSAPEREAIARLRAWGLEDAYRAKHPESGRYSWWDYRAGMFHKNFGMRIDLVLASAPVMARLVASEIDREARKGKPTPSDHAPVLIDVDAPGEPIDAGWEGAEKRVAARLKR, encoded by the coding sequence ATGCGCATCGCGACCTGGAACGTGAACTCGCTCAACGCGCGGCTCGAGAAGGTCGAGTGGTGGCTCGAGCGTGCGAAGCCCGACGTGCTCCTGATGCAGGAGACGAAGCTGAGCGACGACGCGATGCCGCACGACGCGTTCCGCGCGCGCGGCTACGAGGTCGCGCACCACGGCGAAGGACGCTGGAACGGCGTCGCGATCGCGAGCCGCATCGGGCTCGAGGACGTGGTCACGAACTTCGGCGAGCCGCTGCGCCCCGCGAAGACGAGCGATGCCGGCGACGACGAGCCGCTCGCCGAGGCGCGCATGATCGCGGCGACGTGCGGAGGCGTGCGCGTGGTCTCGCTCTACGCGCCGAACGGACGCTCGCTCGGCTCGCCGTTCTACGACGCGAAGCTCGTGTGGCTCGCGCGGCTCGAGCAGTGGCTCCGCGAGCGCAACGATCCGAGCGCGCCGCTCGTCGTCGCCGGCGACTACAACGTCGCGCCCGAGGACGTCGACGTGTGGGATCCCGCGGCGTGCCACGGCGGGACGCACGTCTCGGCGCCCGAGCGCGAGGCGATCGCGCGGCTGCGCGCGTGGGGGCTCGAGGACGCGTACCGCGCGAAGCACCCCGAGAGCGGTCGTTACTCGTGGTGGGACTATCGCGCGGGCATGTTCCACAAGAACTTCGGGATGCGCATCGACCTCGTGCTCGCGAGCGCGCCGGTGATGGCGCGGCTCGTCGCGAGCGAGATCGATCGCGAGGCGCGCAAGGGCAAGCCCACGCCGTCCGATCACGCGCCGGTGCTGATCGATGTCGACGCGCCGGGCGAGCCGATCGACGCGGGCTGGGAAGGCGCGGAGAAGCGCGTCGCCGCGCGCCTCAAGCGCTGA
- a CDS encoding MATE family efflux transporter gives MLELARLSWPIAISMLSFGVMTLVDTLFVGRLGPSALAGVGLAGTATFALLCFPMGLLRGVKVLVSQSVGADRRGELGAHLGAGLALAIVLGIATLVLGQGLAQLLPHLAASTAAGENASAYLAIRVLGAPFVLAFVALREFRYGDGDTRSPMVAALVGNAANIALNWLMVIQLGWGVRGSAWATVLGHGVELAVVIVAQSRDGFPISITRARHALALWRIGVPTGLQFLLEMGSFALLTTIVSLLGEVQMAAHQIALQVIHFSFLPTIALGEAGSVLAGQAVGANEDGLVKRIAHVGLVGAALYTGACTLIFTVLGVPIVACFTDDVALATTALGLLRVAAFFQIADGAVVVARGVLRGAGDVRVPAMLGICTAWVCTPPLAWFLGRELGLGALGGWIGLCTEILVLAVLCWIRVESGAWKPLAVESRARLEREAKDDAPSEPALAA, from the coding sequence ATGCTCGAGCTCGCACGGCTGTCGTGGCCGATCGCGATCTCGATGCTCTCGTTCGGTGTGATGACGCTGGTCGACACGCTCTTCGTCGGCCGGCTCGGTCCTTCGGCGCTCGCGGGCGTCGGGCTCGCAGGCACCGCGACGTTCGCGCTGCTCTGCTTCCCGATGGGCCTCTTGCGCGGCGTGAAAGTGCTGGTCTCGCAGTCGGTCGGCGCCGATCGACGCGGCGAGCTCGGCGCGCACCTCGGTGCGGGGCTCGCGCTCGCGATCGTGCTCGGCATCGCGACGCTCGTGCTCGGACAAGGCCTCGCGCAGCTCTTACCGCATCTCGCGGCGTCGACCGCGGCAGGCGAGAACGCGAGCGCGTACCTCGCGATCCGCGTGCTCGGCGCGCCCTTCGTCCTCGCGTTCGTCGCGCTGCGCGAGTTCCGCTACGGCGACGGAGACACACGCTCGCCGATGGTCGCCGCGCTCGTCGGCAACGCCGCGAACATCGCGCTCAACTGGCTCATGGTGATCCAGCTGGGCTGGGGCGTGCGCGGCAGCGCGTGGGCCACGGTGCTCGGTCACGGCGTCGAGCTCGCGGTGGTGATCGTCGCGCAGTCGCGCGACGGCTTCCCGATCTCGATCACCCGCGCACGTCACGCGCTCGCGCTCTGGCGCATCGGCGTGCCCACGGGCCTGCAGTTCCTGCTCGAGATGGGCAGCTTCGCGCTGCTGACGACGATCGTGTCGCTGCTCGGCGAAGTGCAGATGGCCGCGCACCAGATCGCCTTGCAGGTGATCCACTTCTCGTTCCTGCCGACCATCGCGCTCGGTGAAGCGGGCTCGGTGCTCGCCGGGCAGGCGGTCGGGGCGAACGAGGACGGGCTCGTGAAGCGGATCGCGCACGTCGGGCTCGTCGGTGCGGCGCTCTACACCGGCGCGTGCACGCTGATCTTCACGGTGCTCGGAGTGCCGATCGTCGCGTGCTTCACCGACGACGTCGCGCTCGCGACGACGGCGCTCGGTCTGCTGCGCGTCGCCGCGTTCTTCCAGATCGCGGACGGCGCAGTGGTGGTCGCGCGCGGCGTGCTGCGCGGCGCGGGTGACGTGCGCGTGCCCGCGATGCTCGGCATCTGCACGGCGTGGGTGTGCACGCCGCCGCTCGCGTGGTTCCTCGGGCGCGAGCTCGGGCTCGGCGCGCTCGGCGGATGGATCGGGCTCTGCACCGAGATCCTCGTGCTCGCGGTGCTCTGCTGGATCCGCGTCGAGAGCGGTGCGTGGAAGCCGCTCGCGGTGGAGTCGCGCGCGCGCCTCGAGCGCGAGGCGAAGGACGACGCCCCGAGCGAGCCCGCGCTCGCTGCGTGA
- a CDS encoding YkgJ family cysteine cluster protein, with the protein MDRPDARELDCLTCGACCRTGHDGRILVPAEDIVRWRRIGRDDLAEQLQPGHFGEMAFATDDRGACVHLGIPGAPNACAIYDVRGTTCREFERGSWQCLEFRRDHGIDPRP; encoded by the coding sequence GTGGATCGGCCCGACGCGCGCGAGCTCGACTGCCTGACCTGCGGCGCGTGCTGCCGCACCGGGCACGACGGGCGCATCCTCGTGCCCGCCGAGGACATCGTGCGCTGGCGCCGCATCGGTCGCGACGACCTCGCCGAGCAGCTGCAGCCCGGTCACTTCGGCGAGATGGCGTTCGCGACCGACGATCGCGGCGCGTGCGTGCACCTCGGCATCCCGGGCGCGCCGAACGCGTGCGCGATCTACGACGTCCGCGGGACCACGTGTCGCGAGTTCGAGCGCGGCAGCTGGCAGTGCCTCGAGTTCCGTCGCGATCACGGCATCGATCCGCGCCCTTGA